One Bacillus sp. FJAT-52991 genomic region harbors:
- a CDS encoding AtpZ/AtpI family protein, translated as MTSRKSPFRAMALYSSILAQLTGSILIGIFAGRWLDGKWNTDPLCLIIGLLLGLTIGIFLMLRSVRYFNSGD; from the coding sequence ATGACAAGTCGAAAAAGCCCTTTTCGAGCAATGGCCTTGTACAGTTCCATTCTAGCACAGTTAACAGGTTCAATCCTCATCGGGATATTTGCTGGACGCTGGCTTGACGGAAAATGGAACACTGACCCACTTTGTTTAATTATTGGACTGCTATTGGGTTTAACCATTGGCATTTTTTTAATGTTACGATCAGTCCGCTATTTTAATTCGGGAGATTAA
- the atpB gene encoding F0F1 ATP synthase subunit A, which produces MHHKNPTFTWEVFDGFSLTFNLANMLMITVASAIVFLIAVISTRKLAMKPTGLQNFFEWIMDFIKGIIQSNMDWKTGGRFHALGLTIFLYVAVSNFLGLPFSVVYNDTLWWKSPTADPVITLTLAAMVVGLTHYYGIKMKGFSEYGKGFFRPMGFLFPLKIVEEFANTLTLGLRLYGNIFAGEILLGLLAGSLATGVGGHIAAIIPTLAWQGFSLFIGGIQAFIFTMLTMVYMAHKVSQDH; this is translated from the coding sequence TTGCATCATAAAAATCCAACGTTTACATGGGAAGTTTTTGATGGCTTTTCACTGACATTTAACTTAGCCAACATGTTGATGATTACAGTGGCTAGTGCGATTGTCTTTCTTATTGCAGTCATCTCTACAAGAAAGCTAGCCATGAAGCCGACGGGGTTACAGAACTTTTTCGAGTGGATCATGGACTTCATAAAAGGGATTATCCAAAGCAATATGGACTGGAAAACAGGGGGACGATTTCATGCCCTTGGATTAACAATATTCCTTTATGTTGCGGTATCCAACTTTTTGGGGCTTCCATTTTCAGTTGTGTATAATGACACGCTTTGGTGGAAATCGCCAACAGCAGATCCAGTCATTACATTAACACTTGCTGCAATGGTTGTTGGCTTAACACATTATTATGGAATTAAAATGAAAGGCTTCAGCGAATATGGGAAGGGTTTCTTCCGTCCGATGGGGTTCTTATTCCCATTGAAAATCGTTGAGGAGTTTGCCAACACGCTCACTCTTGGTCTCCGGCTTTACGGAAACATCTTTGCAGGTGAGATTTTGTTAGGTTTACTAGCAGGAAGCTTGGCAACAGGAGTAGGCGGTCATATTGCCGCTATCATTCCGACACTTGCTTGGCAAGGATTCTCATTATTTATCGGCGGAATCCAGGCGTTTATCTTTACTATGTTAACAATGGTTTATATGGCCCACAAAGTGAGTCAAGACCATTAA
- a CDS encoding F0F1 ATP synthase subunit delta produces the protein MSNSVVAKRYALALFQIAKEQKQLDAIEEELRVVKAVFTESKELLPLLQSPKMTIQQKKALLQSAFTNASSYTVNLLMLLTERHREEHITDVVDAYIQLANEERGVAEATVVSVRPLTETEEAAISAQFSKKVGKQSLKITNEVDANLLGGLKVRIGNRIYDGSLRGKLDRLEKQLVVN, from the coding sequence ATGAGTAACTCCGTAGTAGCTAAGCGCTATGCGTTAGCTCTTTTCCAAATCGCCAAAGAACAAAAGCAACTAGATGCAATTGAAGAAGAACTTCGTGTAGTGAAAGCCGTATTTACGGAAAGCAAAGAGCTTCTTCCTTTGTTACAATCACCAAAAATGACAATCCAGCAAAAGAAAGCTCTTTTGCAGTCAGCATTTACTAATGCTTCATCTTATACTGTGAATCTGTTGATGCTTTTAACCGAGCGTCATCGTGAAGAGCATATTACGGATGTAGTAGATGCTTACATACAATTAGCAAACGAAGAGCGCGGAGTGGCAGAAGCAACAGTTGTGTCTGTTCGTCCATTAACTGAGACGGAAGAAGCAGCAATTTCTGCTCAATTCTCCAAAAAAGTTGGTAAGCAGTCATTAAAGATTACTAATGAAGTTGATGCTAATTTGTTAGGTGGACTTAAAGTGCGCATCGGTAACCGTATTTATGACGGCAGCCTTCGCGGTAAGCTTGATCGTCTAGAAAAGCAATTAGTTGTTAACTAA
- a CDS encoding F0F1 ATP synthase subunit B, with protein sequence MLANAFVLGSSTGFNGGDILFQLVMFIVLLALIKKFAWGPLMGIMQEREQHIASEIESAEKSRVEANKLLDETRAELKASRQEAQSIIENAKKIGDDQKNEIIAAARAEAERLKESAKMEIDQQKEQALAAVREQVASLSVLIASKVIEKELSAADQEKLINEYIKEAGEER encoded by the coding sequence GTGTTAGCAAACGCATTTGTACTTGGTTCATCCACCGGCTTTAACGGCGGAGATATTTTGTTCCAATTAGTGATGTTTATCGTTTTACTTGCGTTGATTAAAAAATTCGCCTGGGGTCCACTTATGGGGATCATGCAAGAGCGTGAACAACATATTGCCTCAGAAATCGAATCAGCTGAAAAAAGTCGTGTAGAAGCTAATAAATTATTAGATGAAACACGTGCTGAATTAAAAGCATCTCGCCAAGAAGCACAATCAATCATTGAAAATGCGAAGAAAATCGGCGACGATCAAAAGAACGAAATTATTGCTGCTGCTCGTGCAGAAGCAGAGCGTTTGAAAGAGTCTGCGAAGATGGAAATCGATCAGCAGAAAGAACAAGCGTTGGCAGCGGTTCGCGAACAAGTCGCCTCACTTTCTGTTTTAATTGCTTCTAAAGTAATTGAAAAAGAATTGAGCGCAGCGGATCAAGAGAAATTAATCAACGAGTACATTAAAGAGGCAGGGGAAGAGCGATGA
- the upp gene encoding uracil phosphoribosyltransferase: MAKVYVFDHPLIQHKLTMIRDKNTGTKEFRELVDEIATLMAFEITRDLPLQEVSIETPVCEANTKVLAGKKLGIVPILRAGIGMVEGVLKLIPAAKVGHVGLYRDPETLTPIEYYVKLPSDVEERDFIVVDPMLATGGSAVEAINSLKKRGAKNVKFMCLVAAPEGVEAMKEAHPDVDIYIAALDEKLNEKGYIVPGLGDAGDRLFGTK; this comes from the coding sequence TTGGCAAAAGTATATGTGTTTGACCATCCATTAATTCAACACAAATTAACAATGATTCGTGATAAAAATACAGGAACAAAAGAATTTCGTGAGCTTGTGGACGAGATTGCGACGCTTATGGCGTTTGAAATTACACGTGACTTGCCTTTGCAGGAAGTAAGTATCGAAACACCTGTATGCGAAGCCAATACGAAAGTGCTAGCAGGTAAAAAATTAGGGATCGTGCCGATTTTACGTGCGGGTATTGGTATGGTTGAAGGAGTGTTAAAATTAATTCCTGCGGCTAAAGTAGGACATGTTGGCTTGTACCGTGATCCAGAAACATTAACGCCGATTGAATATTATGTGAAGCTTCCATCCGATGTAGAAGAGCGTGACTTTATCGTTGTAGATCCGATGCTTGCTACAGGGGGTTCCGCTGTCGAAGCGATTAACTCTTTAAAGAAGCGCGGTGCGAAAAACGTGAAGTTTATGTGCTTAGTTGCTGCCCCTGAAGGAGTAGAGGCGATGAAAGAAGCACATCCAGATGTAGATATTTATATCGCCGCTTTAGATGAGAAGTTGAATGAAAAAGGCTATATTGTACCAGGTCTAGGTGATGCGGGAGACCGTCTGTTCGGAACAAAATAA
- a CDS encoding low molecular weight protein arginine phosphatase — protein sequence MKVLFICTGNTCRSPMAEALLKHKRPQWKVKSAGIFAADGSLASEQARRVLEEGNIPIDHISQSISKELVHWADIILTMTASHEHMLVSQFPESTAKTYVFKRYVTGNLADVQDPFGGSLEDYRGTYNELEQLIDQFIESLPNELE from the coding sequence TTGAAGGTTTTATTTATATGCACCGGAAATACGTGTAGAAGTCCGATGGCTGAAGCGTTGCTGAAACATAAGCGTCCTCAATGGAAAGTGAAATCAGCAGGGATTTTTGCTGCTGATGGCAGCCTGGCGTCTGAACAGGCGAGACGTGTGTTAGAGGAGGGGAATATTCCAATCGATCATATTTCCCAATCAATATCTAAAGAATTAGTTCATTGGGCTGATATTATTTTGACAATGACAGCTTCTCATGAACATATGCTTGTCTCTCAATTTCCGGAGTCAACGGCAAAAACTTATGTGTTCAAACGATATGTAACCGGAAACTTAGCTGATGTTCAAGATCCATTCGGTGGTTCACTTGAAGATTATCGTGGCACATATAACGAGTTAGAGCAATTGATCGATCAATTCATTGAAAGTCTGCCCAACGAGCTAGAATAG
- the glyA gene encoding serine hydroxymethyltransferase, with amino-acid sequence MSKLQVQDSAVFAAIQDELKRQQTKIELIASENFVSEAVMEAQGSVLTNKYAEGYPAKRYYGGCEHVDVVENLARDRAKEIFGAEHANVQPHSGAQANMAVYFTILEHGDTVLGMNLSHGGHLTHGSPVNFSGVQYNFIEYGVDKETQMIDYEDVRQKAIDNKPKLIVAGASAYPRAIDFAKFREIADEVGAYLMVDMAHIAGLVAAGLHQNPVPYADFVTTTTHKTLRGPRGGMILCKEEFAKKIDKSIFPGIQGGPLMHVISAKAVAFGEALDPSFKEYAQNIIDNAKRLGEGLAKEGINLVSGGTDNHLLLIDLQSLGLTGKVAEHVLDEVGITANKNTIPFDPESPFVTSGIRIGTAAVTSRGFDLEAMDEVASIIADTLKNHEDEATLQKSSQRVADLTAKYPLYN; translated from the coding sequence ATGAGCAAACTTCAAGTTCAAGATTCAGCAGTTTTTGCAGCGATCCAAGATGAATTAAAACGTCAACAAACGAAAATCGAGTTAATTGCTTCTGAAAACTTTGTTAGTGAAGCAGTTATGGAAGCTCAAGGTTCAGTATTAACGAATAAATATGCGGAAGGTTATCCTGCAAAGCGCTATTACGGCGGTTGTGAGCATGTTGATGTCGTGGAAAATTTAGCGCGTGACCGTGCGAAAGAAATTTTCGGTGCTGAGCATGCGAACGTGCAGCCTCACTCTGGTGCACAAGCGAACATGGCTGTTTATTTCACTATTTTAGAACATGGCGATACGGTTCTAGGAATGAACCTTTCTCACGGTGGTCATTTAACGCATGGTAGCCCAGTGAACTTCAGCGGCGTACAATACAATTTCATCGAATATGGCGTTGATAAAGAAACACAAATGATCGATTATGAAGATGTGCGTCAAAAAGCAATCGACAATAAGCCGAAATTAATCGTCGCTGGTGCGAGTGCTTATCCGCGTGCGATTGATTTCGCGAAATTCCGTGAAATCGCTGATGAAGTAGGCGCATACTTAATGGTCGATATGGCTCACATTGCTGGTCTCGTTGCAGCGGGTCTTCACCAAAATCCAGTGCCATATGCAGATTTCGTGACAACAACAACTCATAAAACACTTCGCGGGCCTCGCGGCGGTATGATTCTTTGTAAAGAAGAGTTTGCGAAGAAAATTGACAAATCGATTTTCCCTGGTATCCAAGGTGGTCCACTTATGCATGTCATCTCGGCTAAAGCTGTAGCGTTTGGTGAAGCGCTTGATCCAAGCTTTAAAGAGTATGCTCAAAATATTATCGACAATGCGAAACGTCTAGGCGAAGGATTAGCAAAAGAAGGCATCAATCTTGTATCAGGTGGTACAGATAACCACCTTTTATTAATCGACCTTCAATCTCTTGGTTTAACAGGAAAAGTAGCTGAACATGTACTTGATGAAGTCGGCATCACAGCGAATAAAAACACGATCCCATTCGATCCGGAAAGCCCGTTTGTCACAAGCGGTATTCGTATCGGAACAGCGGCGGTGACTTCTCGCGGCTTTGATTTAGAAGCAATGGACGAAGTAGCTTCTATTATCGCTGACACATTGAAAAATCATGAAGATGAAGCGACACTACAAAAATCTAGCCAGCGTGTAGCAGATTTAACGGCGAAATATCCATTATATAATTAA
- a CDS encoding manganese efflux pump MntP family protein: MNERMGEIFTLTMMALALGMDAFSASLSLGMAPIRLKRIFYIGLIVGILHVGFPLIGMVAGRMLSNVFGEIANTIGGILLIIAGIQMIVSVVKEEESERLIPSGWSLFLFTIVVSLDSFSAGLTFGIYGARAVLVLSLFGGIAAVLTWSGLLVGKKTRGLLGPYSEAFGGCVLFIFGIKLLFPI, from the coding sequence GTGAATGAAAGAATGGGTGAGATTTTCACATTAACCATGATGGCATTGGCTTTAGGGATGGATGCGTTTTCGGCTAGCTTAAGCCTTGGTATGGCACCAATTAGACTGAAGCGGATCTTTTACATAGGCTTAATCGTTGGGATATTACATGTTGGATTTCCGCTTATAGGGATGGTAGCAGGAAGAATGTTATCGAATGTTTTTGGAGAAATCGCCAATACCATTGGGGGGATTTTATTAATTATAGCCGGTATTCAAATGATTGTTTCGGTAGTAAAGGAGGAAGAGTCGGAGCGATTGATTCCTTCTGGATGGAGTTTATTTTTATTTACGATCGTTGTTAGTCTTGATAGCTTTTCGGCCGGTTTAACTTTCGGGATTTACGGGGCGAGAGCTGTCCTTGTGCTATCTCTTTTTGGAGGGATTGCGGCTGTATTAACTTGGAGTGGATTATTAGTAGGCAAAAAAACAAGAGGGCTACTTGGTCCATATAGTGAAGCGTTCGGCGGATGCGTGTTATTCATATTTGGTATTAAATTACTATTTCCGATTTAA
- a CDS encoding methyl-accepting chemotaxis protein, which yields MLSNLREMVHSIDNNFSLTNESVQRISSEAATASQKAEDIFRTVDEISAGAENSAVAIQSTAESVEDVTHLAGEVQRKAKTSAVQAEEMVRDLQESRDVFQSLISGMERLSSENKHSLQAVRGLEENAHKVGNVIQLVGAIAAQTNLLALNASIEAARAGEHGKGFAVVAEEVRKLADESSTAVQGISELIQQMQREVDQVVQHISSQVESVNNEVQKGSEANSAIEMMTDKILVVAEDVHTISALVDQQMDSIELASRQSQEVAAIAEETSAGALEVTRVTKDQTKVMNHIEEAILQLKTQADELKSTITRFRL from the coding sequence ATGCTCTCTAATTTAAGAGAGATGGTTCATAGTATTGATAATAATTTTTCATTGACGAACGAAAGTGTACAACGAATTTCAAGTGAAGCGGCGACAGCTTCACAAAAGGCGGAAGACATTTTCCGAACAGTAGATGAGATTTCAGCTGGGGCAGAAAATTCGGCTGTCGCTATTCAATCAACAGCGGAATCAGTAGAAGATGTGACTCATTTAGCAGGTGAGGTGCAAAGAAAAGCGAAAACATCAGCCGTTCAGGCGGAAGAAATGGTTCGTGATCTTCAAGAAAGTAGAGACGTATTTCAGTCGCTCATTTCAGGGATGGAACGGTTATCTTCTGAGAACAAACATTCCTTGCAGGCGGTTCGAGGACTAGAAGAAAATGCTCATAAAGTGGGAAATGTTATTCAACTAGTGGGAGCTATTGCAGCGCAAACGAATTTACTCGCATTAAATGCTTCGATTGAAGCGGCGCGCGCGGGTGAGCACGGAAAAGGCTTTGCGGTCGTTGCAGAGGAAGTTCGCAAACTAGCAGATGAAAGTAGCACAGCTGTTCAAGGGATTTCGGAGCTTATTCAACAAATGCAGCGAGAAGTTGATCAAGTGGTGCAGCATATTTCTTCTCAAGTTGAAAGTGTGAACAATGAAGTTCAGAAGGGATCAGAGGCGAACTCAGCGATTGAAATGATGACGGATAAAATTCTTGTCGTGGCAGAGGATGTCCATACGATTTCTGCTTTAGTTGATCAGCAAATGGACAGTATTGAATTGGCATCTAGACAGTCGCAAGAAGTAGCTGCTATTGCGGAAGAAACCTCAGCAGGTGCATTAGAAGTGACGCGTGTGACAAAAGATCAAACGAAAGTGATGAACCATATCGAAGAAGCCATCCTTCAGTTGAAAACACAAGCGGATGAATTAAAGTCAACGATCACTCGTTTTCGTTTATAG
- the rpiB gene encoding ribose 5-phosphate isomerase B — protein sequence MKVAIASDHGGVNIREEIKSLLEELGIEFEDFGCECGTSVDYPDYALPVAEKVANGEFDRGILICGTGIGMSIAANKVKGIRCALVHDLFSAKATREHNDSNMLAMGERVIGPGVAREIAKVWLTTDYEGGRHENRVGKIKAYEQQ from the coding sequence ATGAAAGTAGCTATTGCTTCGGATCATGGCGGAGTAAATATTCGCGAGGAAATAAAGAGTTTATTAGAAGAGCTTGGCATTGAATTTGAGGATTTTGGCTGTGAATGTGGGACATCTGTTGATTACCCAGATTATGCACTTCCAGTGGCGGAAAAAGTAGCAAACGGTGAATTTGACCGCGGCATTTTAATTTGTGGGACAGGAATTGGTATGAGCATTGCAGCGAATAAAGTAAAAGGCATTCGCTGTGCGCTTGTTCATGATTTATTTAGTGCCAAAGCGACGAGAGAGCATAACGACAGCAATATGCTGGCAATGGGAGAACGCGTGATTGGTCCTGGGGTGGCTCGTGAAATCGCGAAAGTTTGGTTAACGACTGATTATGAAGGTGGTCGTCACGAAAATCGCGTCGGCAAAATTAAAGCGTACGAACAACAATAA
- a CDS encoding ATP synthase subunit I has protein sequence MPELQHTFSRHRKYIIYLLSIFVFCWGITPYKPVFAGLILGTSISFFNHWLMVNRMNRFSNAIDKGEKVRSLGTLSRMASAGLAALIALRYPEHIHIIFTVLGLMTSYFVIMIDFFIHFLINKTGEER, from the coding sequence ATGCCGGAACTCCAGCACACATTTTCAAGGCACCGAAAGTACATAATCTACTTGCTCTCCATTTTCGTCTTCTGCTGGGGAATTACGCCCTATAAGCCTGTATTCGCAGGCCTCATCCTTGGGACAAGCATAAGTTTTTTCAACCATTGGTTAATGGTGAATCGAATGAACCGTTTTAGCAATGCCATCGATAAAGGTGAGAAAGTGAGATCGCTTGGCACTTTATCTAGAATGGCTTCAGCGGGATTAGCTGCGCTCATTGCCTTACGCTACCCTGAGCACATCCATATTATTTTCACAGTTTTGGGATTAATGACATCCTATTTTGTCATTATGATAGATTTTTTCATTCATTTTTTAATAAATAAAACCGGGGAAGAGAGGTGA
- a CDS encoding TIGR01440 family protein, translating into MLLKEWEQDLNRLLQEFQQQADLHQGQIVVIGCSTSEIAGQTIGTAGTLDIAEMVYRQVKTWAEKRGVHLAFQCCEHLNRALVIDRELIDRLGLEEVAVIPVRQAGGSMAAYAYAQNLNSAVVEYMKADAGIDIGDTLIGMHLKHVAVPLRTSVKQVGHAHVTMAKTRPKLIGGARAVYEKTNINENCTS; encoded by the coding sequence GTGTTATTAAAAGAGTGGGAACAAGATTTGAACCGACTTTTACAAGAGTTTCAGCAGCAGGCCGATCTTCACCAAGGTCAAATTGTTGTAATTGGCTGTTCGACTTCTGAAATCGCTGGGCAGACCATTGGCACAGCAGGTACATTAGACATTGCCGAAATGGTGTATCGTCAAGTCAAAACATGGGCAGAAAAGCGTGGTGTTCATCTTGCTTTTCAATGCTGTGAACATTTAAACCGTGCACTAGTGATCGATCGTGAGCTAATTGACCGTTTAGGTCTTGAAGAGGTAGCGGTCATACCTGTTCGGCAAGCAGGTGGCTCAATGGCTGCGTATGCTTATGCACAAAACCTTAACAGCGCGGTTGTCGAATATATGAAAGCAGATGCTGGAATCGATATTGGCGATACGTTGATTGGGATGCATTTAAAGCATGTGGCCGTTCCGCTGCGTACAAGTGTGAAACAAGTAGGACATGCCCACGTCACAATGGCAAAAACGCGGCCGAAGCTAATTGGTGGCGCTCGAGCGGTTTATGAAAAAACGAATATAAATGAAAATTGTACTAGTTAA
- the atpA gene encoding F0F1 ATP synthase subunit alpha produces the protein MSIKAEEISALIKKQIENFQSDMKVSDVGTVIQIGDGIARAHGLDNVMAGELLEFSTGVMGMAQNLEENNVGIVILGPYKDIREGDEVRRTGRIMEVPVGEELIGRVVNSLGQPVDGLGPINTTKTRPIESPATGVMDRKSVHEPLQTGIKAIDALVPIGRGQRELIIGDRQTGKTSVAIDTILNQKDQDMVCIYVAIGQKESTVRNAVETLRKHGALDYTIVVTASASQPAPLLFLAPYAGVTMGEEFMFNGKHVLIVYDDLSKQAAAYRELSLLLRRPPGREAYPGDVFYLHSRLLERAAKLNDTLGAGSITALPFVETQAGDISAYIPTNVISITDGQIFLQSDLFFSGVRPAINAGLSVSRVGGSAQIKAMKKVAGTLRLDLAAYRELEAFAQFGSDLDKATQAKLNRGARTVEVLKQDLNKPLKVEKQVVILYALTRGHLDDIPVTDIRRFEDELLSWLDHNHTNVLEHIRTTKELASDDEMKAAINEFKKTFAKSE, from the coding sequence ATGAGCATCAAAGCTGAAGAAATCAGTGCGCTGATTAAAAAGCAGATTGAAAACTTCCAGTCCGATATGAAAGTAAGCGATGTTGGTACAGTTATCCAAATTGGTGACGGTATCGCTCGTGCTCATGGCCTCGACAACGTCATGGCTGGAGAGCTTCTTGAGTTCTCAACTGGTGTCATGGGTATGGCACAAAACTTAGAAGAAAACAACGTAGGTATCGTTATCCTTGGACCTTACAAAGATATTCGTGAAGGCGATGAAGTTCGTCGTACTGGACGCATCATGGAAGTTCCAGTAGGAGAAGAATTAATCGGACGCGTTGTTAACTCTCTAGGACAGCCGGTTGACGGTCTTGGCCCAATTAACACAACAAAAACTCGTCCAATCGAAAGCCCAGCAACAGGGGTTATGGATCGTAAATCCGTTCATGAGCCATTACAAACAGGTATTAAAGCGATTGACGCTCTTGTACCAATCGGTCGTGGACAACGTGAATTGATCATCGGTGACCGCCAAACAGGTAAAACATCTGTAGCGATCGATACAATTCTTAACCAAAAAGATCAAGATATGGTTTGTATCTATGTAGCGATCGGCCAAAAAGAATCTACTGTTCGTAATGCGGTAGAAACTCTTCGTAAGCACGGTGCACTAGATTACACAATCGTAGTAACAGCATCTGCATCACAACCAGCTCCACTGTTATTCCTTGCTCCTTATGCTGGGGTAACAATGGGTGAAGAATTCATGTTCAACGGAAAACATGTACTGATTGTATATGATGATTTATCAAAACAAGCAGCAGCATACCGTGAGCTTTCCTTATTATTACGTCGTCCTCCAGGTCGTGAAGCTTACCCTGGTGACGTTTTCTACTTGCATTCTCGCTTATTAGAGCGTGCAGCGAAATTAAATGATACATTAGGTGCAGGTTCAATCACTGCTCTTCCATTCGTTGAAACACAAGCAGGCGATATCTCTGCTTACATTCCAACGAACGTTATCTCAATCACTGACGGACAAATCTTCTTACAGTCTGACCTATTCTTCTCAGGTGTACGTCCTGCGATCAATGCCGGTCTTTCTGTATCTCGTGTAGGTGGATCCGCTCAAATTAAAGCGATGAAGAAGGTTGCTGGTACACTTCGTCTAGACTTAGCAGCATACCGCGAACTAGAAGCATTTGCTCAGTTCGGTTCTGACCTTGATAAAGCGACTCAAGCAAAATTAAACCGTGGTGCGCGTACAGTTGAAGTATTAAAGCAAGACTTGAACAAACCACTTAAGGTTGAAAAACAAGTTGTTATCCTTTATGCATTAACACGCGGCCACTTAGATGATATTCCTGTAACGGATATTCGCCGTTTTGAAGATGAGTTATTAAGCTGGTTAGATCACAACCATACAAATGTGTTAGAACATATTCGCACAACGAAAGAGCTTGCTTCTGATGATGAAATGAAAGCAGCAATCAACGAGTTCAAAAAGACGTTTGCGAAATCTGAATAA
- the wecB gene encoding non-hydrolyzing UDP-N-acetylglucosamine 2-epimerase, with protein sequence MNRPIKVMTIFGTRPEAIKMAPLVLELQKYPEHFESIVTVTAQHRQMLDQVLEIFNVQPDYDLNIMKDRQTLIDVTTRGLEGLDRVMKEVKPDIVLVHGDTTTTFIASLAAFYNQIAVGHVEAGLRTWNKYSPFPEEMNRQLTGVIADLHFSPTDQAERNLLNEDKKAEAIFVTGNTAIDALKTTVKEEYSHEVLERIGNDRLVLMTAHRRENLGQPMRNMFSAIKRLVQENSDIQVVYPVHLNPAVREIADEILGNDPRIHLIEPLDVIDFHNFASRAHLILTDSGGVQEEAPSLGVPVLVLRDTTERPEGIEAGTLKLAGVEEETIYELATELLTNKVEYEKMAKASNPYGDGEASRRICESIRYHFKATDQKPERF encoded by the coding sequence ATGAATCGCCCAATTAAAGTGATGACGATTTTTGGCACGCGACCGGAAGCAATTAAGATGGCGCCGCTTGTTCTTGAATTGCAAAAATACCCGGAACATTTTGAGTCGATTGTGACCGTAACCGCGCAACATCGTCAAATGCTTGACCAAGTTCTTGAAATCTTTAACGTACAACCTGACTATGACTTAAATATCATGAAAGATCGCCAAACACTCATTGACGTGACGACGCGAGGGTTAGAAGGTTTGGATCGCGTCATGAAGGAAGTGAAGCCAGATATCGTACTTGTTCATGGTGACACAACGACAACTTTCATCGCGAGCTTAGCTGCTTTTTACAATCAAATTGCTGTTGGTCATGTGGAAGCAGGCTTGCGTACTTGGAATAAGTATTCTCCATTCCCAGAGGAAATGAATCGTCAACTAACAGGTGTTATCGCTGACCTTCATTTCTCACCAACCGATCAAGCAGAACGCAATTTGCTAAATGAAGACAAGAAAGCAGAAGCGATTTTCGTCACAGGAAACACAGCGATTGATGCGTTGAAAACAACGGTGAAAGAAGAATACAGCCACGAAGTGCTGGAGCGTATTGGTAATGACCGTCTGGTGTTAATGACCGCTCACCGTCGTGAAAACCTTGGACAACCGATGCGCAATATGTTCTCAGCAATTAAGCGCCTTGTTCAAGAAAATAGTGATATTCAAGTCGTGTATCCTGTTCATTTGAATCCAGCGGTTCGTGAAATTGCTGATGAAATCCTTGGCAATGATCCGCGTATTCACTTAATTGAACCACTTGATGTGATTGATTTCCATAACTTTGCATCGAGAGCACACCTGATTTTAACCGATTCTGGCGGAGTGCAAGAAGAAGCGCCATCACTTGGTGTACCGGTGCTCGTATTGCGCGACACAACCGAGCGTCCTGAAGGAATCGAAGCAGGTACATTAAAGCTTGCAGGTGTTGAAGAAGAAACGATTTACGAATTAGCGACGGAACTATTAACAAACAAAGTCGAATACGAGAAAATGGCGAAAGCCTCTAACCCATATGGCGATGGAGAAGCATCTCGCCGCATTTGCGAATCGATTCGCTACCACTTTAAAGCAACTGATCAAAAGCCTGAACGATTCTAA
- the atpE gene encoding F0F1 ATP synthase subunit C, with product MGLLAAAIAIGFAALGAGIGNGLIVSKTVEGIARQPEARGMLQTTMFIGVALVEAIPIIAVVIAFMVQGQ from the coding sequence ATTGGTCTATTAGCAGCAGCAATTGCAATTGGTTTCGCAGCACTTGGTGCAGGTATTGGTAATGGTTTAATCGTTTCAAAAACAGTTGAGGGTATCGCTCGTCAACCAGAAGCTCGCGGTATGCTTCAAACAACAATGTTTATCGGGGTTGCATTAGTTGAGGCGATTCCTATCATCGCAGTAGTTATCGCATTCATGGTTCAAGGTCAATAA